The following proteins are co-located in the Deltaproteobacteria bacterium genome:
- a CDS encoding dephospho-CoA kinase, with the protein MRRIGLTGGIATGKSTVLETLAACGAAVLDADAIVHELYANSAVLRERVRALFGDGCLRADGQLDREAVARRVFADAAARAQLEGLIHPLVWATINERAAALAARKPPLLVFDIPLLFEVCDLTLFDAIVVVSCDRATQVRRIMKRYQCDQPTAEARIDSQLPLHEKLARADYVIETNGLISDTRTAVRNLYRHLLR; encoded by the coding sequence ATGAGACGCATCGGACTCACCGGCGGGATCGCGACCGGCAAATCGACCGTACTGGAGACACTGGCCGCATGCGGGGCCGCGGTGCTCGATGCCGACGCGATCGTTCACGAGCTCTACGCCAATTCCGCGGTGCTGCGCGAACGGGTCCGGGCACTGTTCGGGGACGGCTGTCTCCGCGCTGACGGACAACTCGACCGCGAGGCCGTCGCGCGACGCGTGTTCGCAGACGCCGCCGCACGCGCCCAACTGGAAGGCTTGATCCATCCGCTGGTCTGGGCGACCATCAACGAACGCGCCGCTGCGCTCGCCGCACGGAAGCCGCCGTTACTCGTATTCGATATCCCGCTGCTTTTCGAAGTCTGCGATTTGACGCTGTTCGACGCGATCGTCGTGGTTTCGTGTGACCGGGCCACGCAAGTACGGCGAATCATGAAGCGCTATCAGTGCGATCAGCCCACAGCCGAGGCCCGGATCGACAGCCAACTCCCGCTGCACGAGAAGCTGGCCCGGGCCGATTATGTGATTGAGACCAACGGTCTGATATCGGACACGCGAACTGCCGTACGGAACTTGTATCGCCACTTACTGCGGTAA
- a CDS encoding sigma 54-interacting transcriptional regulator, giving the protein MQFHLLCVAQYSKAYATRTPREMAPFSATDMYYFTHPLRDAHPLHFIVMEWIDGRYRVVRALGQGSAGEVWLVTDTTNDTLCALKWLRPAGAAAQSADDAVSAFKQEFRWLQELRHAHIAEILDFGRDATSGRVYFTQRFIDGVPIVEASAGVAPDVIEQWMVQALRALEFLQARRICHGDIKSANLLVERTSGRVQLIDFGLANLPGHTVAGTPATMAPEVWRGELRDGRADLYALGAVWYHCLTGANPFVAESLAATRERHLQLHAAPLHTVCAAAPPYLTDVLARLLAKSPQQRYPTAAAVIHALNQRGAHDYAIETVATSVAYLPDAGPLIGRAALWERLQQLVAGLPLDVALVPPIVLLVGARGLGKSRVARELVALAQLRGCRVTCEDADGPRSPAELGRLRAAAFGLPQESRLFVITAGPDEANALQAWLPTDRVQRIDLTPFDRGSVAAYLRHVTGMAHVPDPLVDALLARSEGNPAWLRELCATCLQRRQFVDAHGRWHAANFADLRAELERLPVTIGMEAWFAARRATLSPDTCAALECLSVAQHPLPVASVPHLLGPAREWRGALAAAGWLTERDALVVLSNPGVREWARGALPPARRMAWHDRFVACAAELPDEPLDYHRAFGSDPAAAAHGLRRYVAQCARDEAWPAAIEALRWAWHARSTDPVRVEWGVAWVNALVEIESPDVDAVANSVAQAIDASPESEQWRWRAALAGERIEWHLRRGDADAARAAITALLQHEPRLPLAEVLRLKNYLGRLAIEAGAWAEAHTILTATWAAAAALPTDTWIRTANNDLALLYLQQHDYASAQAQCAREWERLQTYADQGLEARCRYNWGEAYRGLGDYAAAMTQLSLAYTCASAVGHHALTLRILNGLGNLAHQQGDAAAAIEAYERGLRVAARLGCLRSSAALATNLSILLRANGRPHDAATHLTQVEHWLRPGPRSAADEHVLVRALLERARLAHEQQDVVAARALLTEAETLARDGAAAALLPFITDAQREVDMSSHTPTPQSPATPALQPPDPTLPWQRVLAINQQLARITDLPSLLTLILSHAVALANAELGLVLLLDATNALQIAASYNVQPDAAMSQVSATIARRAMESGRALVTDDAAHEADWNAAESVVLGQLRAVLCLPIHAAGRVIGGLYLSHRLQSGAFHDADTTLLAAFADQTGLAIERAQLLAAAAARTAQLAATVVERETEIARLEATSGPGFQLKDLRSHAPRMGRLFELLKKILPTDLSVCLHGETGTGKEVIARLLHAQHPERAKAPFIPVCCGAIPKELMESELFGYRAGAFTGAVRDKAGLFEAAHGGTLFLDEVAELPLELQPKLLRVLQEREVRRLGDTTTRTIDCRIIAASHRALLPAVRAGTFREDLYYRLCQIQLELPPLRERREDLPMLVEHFLRRAVPGKAVPQVHRDVWRRYMAYDWPGNVRELEHLLTAMCALCDGKVLRVTDIPPHHPLAHSATEPSCVVSAVQAPSAPRQEAEPPRSILRPSDTLETLAPIDPENHYDATKSWRDYERLIVAKALAHYQWDARRAATALGLSPAKVYKLVQQIGLRDPAHPLHADPFRYRDGERLGTYMAKIFAAALRAHHGHPYPAIRALQVSPGYFYKVIPTTARHAAMDDGTPASAR; this is encoded by the coding sequence ATGCAGTTTCATCTACTCTGCGTTGCACAGTACAGCAAGGCCTATGCCACGCGTACGCCCCGGGAAATGGCCCCATTCTCCGCCACGGACATGTATTATTTCACTCATCCTCTCCGCGATGCACATCCGTTACACTTTATAGTGATGGAGTGGATCGACGGTCGCTATCGCGTCGTCCGCGCGCTGGGGCAGGGGAGCGCCGGCGAGGTCTGGCTGGTCACCGATACAACGAACGATACGTTGTGTGCGCTGAAATGGTTGCGCCCGGCCGGCGCCGCGGCGCAGTCCGCGGATGACGCGGTCTCGGCCTTCAAACAGGAATTCCGTTGGTTGCAAGAATTGCGACACGCCCATATCGCGGAGATCCTCGACTTCGGCCGCGACGCGACCAGCGGGCGCGTCTACTTCACGCAACGTTTCATCGATGGAGTCCCGATTGTCGAGGCCAGTGCGGGTGTCGCGCCGGACGTGATCGAACAGTGGATGGTGCAAGCGTTGCGGGCGCTCGAATTCCTGCAGGCGCGCCGCATTTGCCACGGCGACATCAAATCCGCGAACTTGCTCGTCGAGCGAACGAGCGGTCGCGTGCAGCTGATCGACTTCGGACTTGCCAATCTCCCCGGTCATACGGTCGCCGGCACGCCGGCCACAATGGCGCCGGAGGTCTGGCGGGGTGAACTGCGCGACGGTCGCGCCGATCTCTATGCCCTCGGCGCGGTCTGGTATCACTGTTTGACCGGCGCCAACCCGTTCGTGGCCGAAAGCCTGGCCGCGACGCGCGAACGGCACTTGCAGTTGCACGCCGCGCCGCTGCACACCGTGTGTGCGGCTGCGCCGCCGTATCTGACGGACGTGTTGGCGCGTCTGCTCGCGAAGTCCCCGCAGCAGCGCTACCCGACGGCGGCGGCGGTGATCCACGCGCTCAATCAACGCGGTGCGCACGACTATGCAATTGAGACTGTTGCGACCAGTGTGGCGTATCTTCCGGATGCCGGCCCGCTGATCGGCCGCGCCGCGCTCTGGGAGCGATTGCAACAATTGGTCGCAGGGCTGCCCCTCGATGTCGCCTTGGTGCCGCCAATCGTGCTGTTGGTCGGGGCGCGCGGACTCGGCAAGAGTCGCGTGGCGCGCGAGCTCGTGGCGCTGGCGCAATTGCGAGGTTGTCGTGTGACGTGCGAAGACGCGGACGGGCCTCGTTCCCCGGCCGAGCTGGGCCGCCTGCGTGCCGCAGCATTCGGCTTGCCACAGGAGTCCCGTTTATTCGTCATCACGGCGGGCCCCGATGAAGCGAACGCATTACAGGCCTGGCTGCCTACGGATCGCGTGCAGCGCATCGATCTGACGCCGTTCGATCGTGGGTCCGTCGCGGCCTATCTGCGCCACGTGACCGGGATGGCACATGTCCCCGATCCGCTCGTTGATGCGCTGTTGGCGCGCTCCGAAGGCAACCCCGCGTGGCTGCGCGAATTGTGCGCGACGTGTCTGCAGCGGCGCCAATTTGTCGATGCGCACGGTCGTTGGCATGCTGCGAACTTCGCCGATCTGCGCGCCGAATTGGAACGTCTCCCGGTCACAATCGGGATGGAGGCGTGGTTCGCAGCGCGCCGTGCGACGTTGTCGCCGGATACATGCGCCGCATTGGAATGTCTGAGTGTTGCGCAGCATCCATTGCCGGTAGCGAGTGTGCCGCATTTGCTGGGCCCCGCGCGGGAATGGCGCGGCGCGCTTGCCGCGGCCGGTTGGCTGACTGAGCGGGATGCGCTGGTGGTGTTGTCGAACCCCGGAGTGCGCGAGTGGGCTCGCGGCGCACTGCCGCCGGCACGGCGTATGGCGTGGCACGATCGCTTTGTTGCGTGCGCAGCGGAGTTGCCGGATGAGCCGCTGGATTATCATCGGGCGTTTGGCAGTGATCCCGCAGCGGCGGCGCATGGATTACGGCGCTATGTTGCGCAGTGCGCGCGGGACGAGGCGTGGCCCGCTGCGATCGAGGCGCTGCGCTGGGCATGGCACGCGCGTTCGACCGATCCCGTGCGGGTCGAGTGGGGCGTAGCATGGGTCAACGCGCTGGTCGAAATCGAGTCGCCCGACGTGGATGCCGTCGCGAATAGTGTGGCGCAGGCGATCGACGCGAGTCCGGAAAGTGAACAATGGCGCTGGCGCGCCGCACTCGCGGGAGAGCGGATCGAGTGGCATTTGCGACGTGGCGACGCGGACGCGGCCCGCGCGGCGATTACTGCGCTATTGCAGCACGAACCCCGCTTGCCGCTGGCCGAAGTGTTGCGGCTCAAGAACTACCTCGGCCGTTTGGCGATCGAGGCCGGCGCATGGGCCGAGGCGCACACCATCTTGACCGCGACGTGGGCGGCCGCAGCGGCGCTCCCGACGGATACCTGGATCCGCACTGCGAACAACGATCTCGCGCTCCTCTATTTGCAACAGCATGACTATGCGTCCGCGCAGGCGCAGTGCGCGCGGGAATGGGAGCGGCTCCAAACGTATGCGGATCAAGGCCTGGAGGCGCGTTGCCGCTACAATTGGGGCGAGGCGTATCGGGGACTGGGGGACTATGCCGCCGCGATGACGCAGCTGAGCTTGGCCTACACCTGTGCCAGCGCCGTGGGGCATCATGCGTTAACGTTGCGGATCCTTAATGGGCTCGGGAATCTGGCGCATCAGCAAGGCGATGCTGCGGCCGCGATCGAGGCTTATGAGCGCGGCTTGCGCGTCGCGGCGCGGCTGGGGTGCCTTCGCTCCAGCGCCGCGCTCGCCACCAACTTGAGCATTCTGCTGCGCGCGAACGGCCGTCCGCACGACGCCGCGACCCACTTGACCCAAGTGGAGCACTGGCTGCGACCCGGGCCGCGCAGCGCCGCCGATGAGCACGTCTTGGTGCGCGCCTTGTTAGAACGGGCGCGACTGGCCCACGAGCAGCAAGACGTTGTCGCCGCGCGGGCGCTGTTGACCGAAGCCGAGACCTTGGCGCGTGACGGCGCCGCCGCCGCGCTGTTGCCGTTTATCACCGACGCACAACGGGAGGTCGATATGTCGTCTCATACTCCGACTCCGCAATCGCCGGCCACGCCTGCGTTGCAGCCACCCGACCCGACATTGCCGTGGCAGCGGGTGTTGGCAATCAACCAGCAATTAGCACGGATCACCGACTTGCCGTCGTTGCTCACGTTGATCCTCAGTCACGCCGTAGCACTGGCCAACGCCGAATTGGGTCTCGTCCTCCTACTCGATGCGACGAATGCGTTGCAGATCGCAGCGAGTTACAACGTGCAACCGGACGCCGCGATGTCTCAAGTGAGCGCGACGATCGCACGTCGGGCGATGGAAAGCGGTCGCGCGCTCGTCACCGACGATGCCGCGCACGAGGCCGATTGGAACGCGGCGGAGTCGGTAGTGTTGGGGCAACTCCGTGCCGTGCTCTGTCTCCCAATCCACGCGGCCGGTCGCGTGATCGGCGGCTTGTATTTATCGCACCGTTTGCAATCGGGCGCGTTCCACGATGCCGACACGACGTTGCTGGCTGCGTTCGCCGACCAAACGGGCCTTGCGATCGAACGTGCGCAGCTGTTGGCTGCGGCCGCCGCGCGCACGGCACAATTGGCTGCGACTGTGGTGGAGCGCGAGACGGAGATTGCGCGTCTGGAGGCCACGAGCGGCCCGGGCTTTCAACTCAAAGATCTCCGTTCGCACGCCCCGCGGATGGGCCGATTATTTGAACTGCTGAAAAAAATCCTCCCGACCGACTTGAGCGTCTGTCTGCATGGCGAGACCGGCACCGGCAAAGAAGTGATTGCGCGCTTGCTGCATGCCCAACATCCCGAACGCGCCAAGGCGCCGTTCATTCCGGTGTGTTGCGGCGCGATCCCGAAAGAGTTGATGGAGAGCGAGCTGTTCGGCTATCGGGCCGGGGCCTTCACTGGCGCAGTGCGCGACAAGGCCGGACTCTTCGAGGCCGCGCACGGCGGGACGCTATTCCTCGATGAAGTGGCCGAACTCCCGCTTGAGCTCCAGCCGAAGCTGCTGCGCGTGTTGCAAGAACGCGAAGTCCGGCGCTTAGGCGACACGACGACGCGCACCATCGATTGCCGCATCATCGCGGCCTCGCATCGCGCGCTGCTGCCGGCCGTCCGGGCCGGGACGTTTCGCGAAGATCTGTATTATCGTCTCTGTCAGATCCAACTCGAGCTCCCGCCGCTGCGCGAACGTCGTGAGGACTTGCCGATGTTGGTGGAGCATTTTCTCCGCCGCGCCGTGCCGGGGAAAGCGGTGCCCCAAGTCCACCGCGACGTGTGGCGACGCTACATGGCCTACGACTGGCCGGGCAACGTGCGGGAGTTGGAGCATCTCCTGACCGCAATGTGTGCACTGTGCGACGGTAAAGTACTGCGCGTGACCGATATCCCGCCGCACCATCCGTTGGCGCATAGTGCCACGGAACCCTCATGCGTCGTGAGTGCCGTGCAAGCACCATCCGCGCCTCGCCAGGAGGCCGAACCCCCGCGTTCGATCCTCCGTCCCTCCGATACGCTGGAAACGCTTGCGCCGATCGATCCTGAAAACCACTACGATGCGACCAAATCGTGGCGCGACTACGAACGTCTCATCGTTGCGAAGGCGCTCGCGCATTACCAATGGGACGCACGCCGCGCCGCGACCGCGTTGGGGCTGTCGCCGGCGAAAGTCTACAAACTGGTCCAACAGATAGGACTGCGCGATCCCGCGCACCCGTTGCATGCTGATCCATTTCGCTACCGCGACGGCGAGCGCCTCGGCACCTATATGGCCAAGATCTTCGCCGCTGCACTGCGCGCCCACCACGGCCACCCCTATCCGGCCATCCGCGCGCTGCAGGTCTCTCCCGGCTACTTCTATAAAGTGATTCCGACGACGGCACGCCACGCCGCCATGGATGACGGGACGCCTGCGTCCGCGCGATGA
- a CDS encoding acylneuraminate cytidylyltransferase family protein, translating to MAAGGVSGTRGPRMTAPQVLAIIPARGGSKGVPRKNVKSLAGKPLIAHIIETAKAARGVDRVLVSTEDTEIAAVARQYGADVPFIRPAELAHDETPTLPVLQHAVAWLANHEAYHPEYVLLVYPTSPLLRAARIEEAIALSRTTGADSVISGTLDKGHFWIEADGLWQRLYPTKLENRQRSRPAFRENGAIYLTRTSVLATQVVADRAAVLLMGADENVDIDTPEDFVRAATLLVAKIER from the coding sequence ATGGCTGCGGGCGGCGTTAGCGGCACGCGAGGCCCACGCATGACGGCGCCGCAGGTCCTCGCTATTATTCCGGCGCGCGGCGGCTCGAAAGGGGTGCCGCGGAAGAATGTGAAGTCGTTGGCCGGGAAGCCGCTGATTGCGCATATCATCGAGACGGCCAAAGCCGCGCGCGGTGTGGATCGCGTGTTAGTCTCCACCGAAGACACCGAAATCGCCGCTGTGGCGCGCCAATATGGCGCCGACGTCCCGTTCATTCGTCCGGCGGAACTCGCGCACGACGAGACCCCGACATTACCGGTGTTGCAACACGCAGTGGCATGGTTGGCGAACCACGAGGCCTATCATCCCGAATATGTCTTACTCGTCTATCCCACCTCGCCGCTGCTGCGCGCCGCCCGCATTGAAGAGGCGATCGCGCTCAGTCGCACCACCGGCGCCGATTCGGTGATCAGCGGGACGCTCGACAAAGGCCATTTTTGGATCGAAGCGGATGGCCTTTGGCAGCGGCTCTATCCGACGAAACTGGAAAACCGCCAACGCAGCCGCCCCGCATTTCGGGAAAACGGCGCGATCTATCTCACCCGGACGTCGGTGCTTGCGACGCAGGTAGTCGCCGACCGCGCCGCGGTGTTGCTGATGGGCGCAGACGAAAACGTCGACATCGACACGCCGGAAGATTTTGTGCGGGCGGCGACGTTGTTGGTGGCGAAGATCGAGCGCTGA
- a CDS encoding cobalamin B12-binding domain-containing protein produces MNAVRRHRILVGKPGLDGHDRGAKVIARALRDAGFEVIYTGLHQTPEMIVSAAIQEDVDAIGLSILSGAHMHLFSKVKELLTAQHADDIVVFGGGIIPDDDVAALAKLGVARIFTPGATTTEIVAWLRAALAAREAHA; encoded by the coding sequence ATGAACGCTGTACGACGCCATCGCATCCTCGTAGGGAAACCCGGCCTCGACGGGCATGATCGCGGCGCGAAAGTGATCGCGCGTGCGTTGCGCGACGCGGGCTTCGAAGTGATTTACACCGGCCTCCACCAAACGCCGGAAATGATAGTCTCCGCGGCCATCCAAGAGGACGTCGACGCGATCGGACTCTCGATCCTCTCCGGCGCCCATATGCATCTATTTAGCAAGGTAAAGGAATTGCTGACCGCCCAGCACGCGGACGACATCGTAGTGTTCGGCGGCGGCATTATCCCCGACGACGACGTCGCCGCACTGGCCAAGCTCGGTGTGGCGCGGATCTTTACGCCGGGTGCTACGACCACAGAAATCGTCGCATGGCTGCGGGCGGCGTTAGCGGCACGCGAGGCCCACGCATGA
- a CDS encoding methylmalonyl-CoA mutase has protein sequence MKRAVSFTTISDAPVDPLYTPESLSGFDPQRDLGTPGEFPFTRGVHETMYRGRLWTFRLFSGFGSPEATNARYKYLLAHGQTGLSVAFDFPTLMGHDADAERARGEVGKCGVNISSLDDMERLFADIPLGGVTTSMTINGPACALLAFYLAAAEKQGVPLEQCGGTVQNDCFKEYIAQNSYAFPPRPSVRVTVDMMAFCADRVPKWNTVSVSGYHIREAGATAVQELAFTLADGIGYVQAALDRGLDVDRIAPRLSFFFNAHNDFFEEIAKYRAARRMWARIMRERFHAQSPRSWMLRFHTQTAGCSLTAQQPHNNIVRTTIQALAAVLGGTQSLHTNALDETLALPTEHSAQIALRTQQIIAHESGVTNTIDPLGGSYFVEALTTRMETEALAYIRKIDEMGGIIAAIEAGYPQREIAQASYHYQQQVEQKEKIVVGVNDFLNAADPPLPLLKIDAGVEHEQAKRVQAVRARRDAARVTATLAALRHACEGADNVMPRLLDCAHAYCTLNEIMTTMKAIFGEYHDPGIF, from the coding sequence ATGAAGCGCGCTGTTTCGTTTACGACCATCTCCGACGCTCCCGTAGACCCGCTCTACACGCCGGAATCCCTGTCTGGGTTCGATCCGCAGCGCGATCTTGGCACGCCGGGCGAGTTCCCGTTTACGCGCGGCGTCCATGAGACCATGTATCGGGGACGCCTCTGGACCTTCCGCCTCTTCTCCGGTTTCGGCAGTCCGGAAGCAACCAACGCGCGCTACAAATATCTGTTGGCCCACGGCCAGACCGGACTTTCGGTCGCGTTCGATTTTCCCACGCTCATGGGGCACGACGCCGATGCCGAACGCGCTCGTGGCGAAGTGGGAAAATGCGGCGTCAACATCTCCTCGCTCGACGACATGGAACGGCTGTTCGCCGATATCCCGTTGGGCGGCGTGACGACGTCGATGACAATTAACGGCCCGGCTTGTGCGCTGCTGGCCTTTTACTTAGCGGCCGCAGAAAAGCAGGGTGTCCCGTTGGAGCAATGCGGCGGCACGGTCCAAAACGACTGCTTCAAGGAATATATCGCGCAAAATTCGTACGCGTTTCCGCCGCGTCCTTCGGTGCGTGTGACTGTCGACATGATGGCCTTCTGCGCCGACCGCGTGCCGAAATGGAACACCGTGTCCGTCTCCGGCTATCATATCCGCGAAGCCGGCGCGACCGCCGTGCAAGAATTGGCGTTCACATTGGCGGACGGGATCGGTTATGTGCAGGCCGCGCTCGATCGCGGATTGGACGTCGACCGGATCGCGCCGCGGCTGTCGTTTTTCTTCAACGCCCACAATGACTTCTTCGAAGAGATCGCGAAGTATCGCGCGGCGCGACGGATGTGGGCGCGCATCATGCGCGAACGCTTTCACGCGCAGTCGCCGCGCTCCTGGATGCTCCGCTTCCACACCCAAACCGCAGGTTGTTCGCTGACCGCGCAACAACCGCATAATAACATCGTGCGCACGACCATTCAGGCGCTGGCCGCGGTGCTCGGCGGGACGCAATCGTTGCACACCAACGCGCTCGACGAGACGTTAGCGTTGCCGACGGAACACTCCGCACAAATCGCGCTGCGCACCCAACAGATCATTGCGCATGAGAGCGGCGTGACGAATACGATCGACCCGCTCGGTGGTTCGTATTTTGTCGAAGCGTTGACGACGCGGATGGAAACGGAGGCGTTGGCGTATATTCGGAAGATCGACGAGATGGGCGGAATCATCGCTGCGATCGAGGCCGGCTATCCGCAACGCGAAATTGCGCAAGCATCGTATCATTATCAGCAACAAGTCGAACAAAAGGAAAAGATCGTGGTCGGCGTGAACGACTTCCTCAACGCAGCGGATCCGCCGTTGCCGTTATTGAAAATCGACGCGGGCGTCGAACATGAACAAGCCAAGCGCGTGCAAGCCGTGCGGGCGCGGCGCGACGCGGCCCGCGTGACCGCGACATTAGCGGCATTGCGCCACGCGTGTGAAGGGGCCGACAACGTGATGCCGCGCTTGCTCGATTGCGCGCATGCCTATTGCACGTTGAACGAGATCATGACGACGATGAAAGCGATCTTCGGCGAATATCATGATCCCGGGATTTTTTAA
- a CDS encoding acyl-CoA dehydrogenase, giving the protein MDFTLTDDQRMLQQMVRDFAQKEIAPVAAQLDERSEFPSDNIRKMAELGLMGMMIPPEMGGSGLDMLTYVLALEELAVACASTAVTMSVNNSLFCGPIKRFGTPAQQQQYLPPFARGEKLGAYCLSEPGTGSDAANQQTTAVQQGDRYLLNGVKNFITNGPHAQAFIVFAMTDKAARHKGITAFIVDRDAPGCKIGKIEKKLGIRASSTSEVVLDQCAVPAANRLGQEGQGFAIAMNTLDYGRIGIAAQALGIGRAAFEFARRYAGERQAFGQAISQFQAIQWKLADMAMKLEAARLLLHQAAWMADQQQPFSKQAAIAKLFASEAANWIAKEAVQVLGGYGYVCEFPVERFYRDAKITEIYEGTSEIQRLVIARAVLRELEAGN; this is encoded by the coding sequence ATGGACTTCACACTGACCGACGACCAACGGATGTTGCAACAGATGGTGCGCGATTTCGCACAGAAAGAAATCGCCCCAGTCGCGGCGCAACTCGATGAACGGAGCGAATTCCCGAGCGACAACATCCGCAAGATGGCGGAGTTGGGACTGATGGGGATGATGATTCCGCCGGAAATGGGCGGCTCCGGCCTCGACATGCTGACGTATGTCTTGGCGTTGGAAGAACTGGCGGTCGCGTGTGCCTCCACCGCCGTGACGATGTCGGTCAACAATTCGTTGTTCTGCGGACCGATCAAACGCTTCGGCACGCCAGCCCAGCAACAGCAGTACCTGCCGCCGTTTGCGCGCGGAGAGAAACTCGGCGCGTATTGCCTCTCCGAACCGGGCACCGGCTCCGACGCGGCGAATCAACAAACCACGGCTGTCCAGCAGGGCGATCGGTATCTGCTCAACGGGGTGAAAAACTTTATTACCAACGGCCCGCACGCGCAGGCCTTCATTGTCTTCGCGATGACCGACAAGGCGGCGCGGCACAAGGGAATCACGGCCTTCATCGTGGATCGCGATGCGCCGGGCTGCAAAATCGGCAAGATCGAAAAGAAGCTCGGCATTCGCGCGTCCTCCACGTCCGAAGTTGTGCTCGATCAATGCGCCGTGCCGGCGGCGAATCGACTCGGGCAAGAAGGGCAGGGATTTGCGATCGCGATGAACACGCTCGATTACGGACGGATCGGGATCGCGGCGCAAGCCCTCGGGATCGGCCGGGCCGCATTTGAATTCGCGCGCCGTTACGCCGGCGAGCGCCAGGCATTCGGCCAAGCGATCAGCCAGTTCCAAGCGATCCAATGGAAACTCGCCGATATGGCGATGAAGCTGGAGGCCGCGCGGCTGTTGCTGCACCAAGCGGCTTGGATGGCAGATCAACAACAGCCGTTTTCTAAACAAGCGGCGATTGCGAAGCTCTTTGCATCCGAAGCCGCGAACTGGATCGCAAAAGAGGCTGTGCAGGTGTTGGGTGGCTACGGCTATGTCTGCGAATTTCCGGTCGAGCGCTTCTATCGCGATGCGAAGATCACCGAGATCTATGAAGGCACCAGTGAGATCCAACGCTTAGTGATCGCCCGCGCGGTGTTGCGGGAATTGGAAGCGGGAAACTAA
- a CDS encoding enoyl-CoA hydratase/isomerase family protein, with product MAGTVTTEIKKSIAYVTLNRPEQLNSLNRTVLEDLMSAVRECDQHPQVRVVVLTGAGEKAFCAGADIKAMNDMDFAGADEFSRLGHQCMSAIENVGKPVIGMVNGFALGGGFELALACDFLYAADTAQLGLPETKIGLFPGFGGTQRLLRLVGPARAMELIFSGRKLKAPVAYEWGIVNKVVAKAELGAAVEATAQELAANAPVAIQCAKRVMLKGQEMGLTAGLAFERETFPICFATQDSKEGFKAFIEGRPAVFQGK from the coding sequence ATGGCCGGCACGGTCACGACGGAAATCAAAAAGAGTATCGCGTATGTTACGCTGAATCGTCCCGAACAATTGAATAGTCTGAATCGCACCGTGCTCGAAGACTTAATGAGCGCGGTGCGGGAGTGCGATCAGCATCCGCAGGTGCGGGTGGTCGTGCTGACCGGGGCCGGCGAGAAGGCCTTCTGCGCCGGGGCCGATATCAAGGCGATGAACGACATGGACTTTGCCGGTGCGGATGAATTCAGTCGGCTGGGGCATCAGTGCATGAGCGCGATCGAAAACGTGGGCAAGCCGGTGATCGGGATGGTCAACGGCTTCGCGCTCGGCGGCGGATTCGAATTGGCGCTGGCCTGCGATTTCCTCTACGCCGCGGATACGGCGCAGCTGGGACTCCCGGAAACGAAGATCGGCCTCTTTCCCGGATTCGGCGGGACGCAGCGTTTGTTGCGATTAGTCGGGCCGGCGCGCGCGATGGAACTGATCTTCAGCGGACGCAAACTGAAGGCCCCGGTAGCCTACGAGTGGGGGATCGTCAATAAAGTGGTCGCGAAGGCGGAGTTGGGCGCAGCCGTCGAGGCCACGGCCCAGGAGTTGGCGGCGAACGCGCCGGTCGCGATCCAGTGCGCGAAGCGCGTGATGTTGAAAGGTCAAGAAATGGGACTGACGGCGGGATTGGCGTTCGAACGTGAGACCTTCCCGATCTGTTTCGCCACGCAGGACAGCAAAGAGGGCTTCAAGGCGTTTATCGAAGGCCGCCCAGCGGTCTTTCAGGGGAAATGA